In Neomonachus schauinslandi chromosome 6, ASM220157v2, whole genome shotgun sequence, a genomic segment contains:
- the SYT11 gene encoding synaptotagmin-11 yields MAEITNIRPSFDVSPVVAGLVGASVLVVCVSVTVFVWTCCRQRAEKQHKTPPYKFIHMLKGISIYPETLSNKKKIVKVRRDRGGPGREGGRGNVLVDAAEAGLLGPDKGPKGPSSGSCIDQLPIKVDYGEELRSPVASLTPGESKSTSPSSPEEDVMLGTLTFSVDYNFPKKALVVTIQEAHGLPVMDEQTQGSDPYIKMTILPDKRHRVKTRVLRKTLDPVFDETFTFYGVPYSQLQDLVLHFLVLSFDRFSRDDVIGEVMVPLAGVDPSTGKAQLTRDITKRNIQKCISRGELQVSLSYQPVAQRLTVVVLKARHLPKMDITGLSGNPYVKVNVYYGRKRIAKKKTHVKKCTLNPVFNESFVYDIPPDLLPDVSIEFLVIDFDRTTKNEAVGRLILGAHSVTSGGAEHWREVCESPRKSVAKWHSLSEY; encoded by the exons ATGGCTGAGATCACCAATATCCGACCTAGCTTTG ATGTGTCCCCAGTGGTGGCTGGCCTCGTCGGGGCATCTGTGCTGGTAGTGTGTGTCTCGGTGACcgtctttgtgtggacatgctGCCGCCAGCGTGCAGAGAAGCAGCACAAGACCCCACCATACAAGTTTATCCACATGCTCAAAGGCATTAGCATATATCCAGAGACCCTCAGCAACAAGAAGAAAATCGTCAAAGTGCGGAGAGACAGAGGTGgccctgggagggaaggagggcgtGGGAATGTGCTGGTGGATGCGGCAGAGGCTGGCCTGCTGGGCCCCGACAAAGGGCCCAAGGGACCCAGCTCTGGCTCCTGTATAGACCAGTTACCCATCAAGGTGGACTATGGGGAAGAACTGAGGAGCCCCGTCGCGAGCCTGACCCCCGGGGAGAGCAAAAGCACATCTCCGTCATCTCCAGAGGAGGATGTCATGCTAGGAACCCTCACCTTCTCCGTGGACTATAACTTCCCGAAAAAAGCCCTAGTGGTGACGATCCAGGAGGCCCACGGGCTGCCGGTGATGGACGAGCAGACCCAGGGTTCTGACCCCTACATCAAAATGACCATCCTTCCCGACAAGCGGCATCGGGTGAAGACCAGAGTGCTGCGGAAGACGCTGGACCCCGTGTTTGACGAGACCTTCACCTTCTACGGCGTCCCATACAGCCAGCTGCAGGACCTGGTGCTGCACTTCCTTGTGCTCAGCTTCGACCGCTTCTCCCGGGACGACGTCATTGGGGAGGTCATGGTGCCGCTGGCCGGCGTGGACCCCAGCACGGGCAAGGCGCAGCTGACCAGGGACATCACCAAAAGGAACATCCAG AAGTGCATTAGCAGAGGGGAGCTCCAGGTGTCTCTGTCCTACCAGCCCGTGGCACAGAGGCTGACCGTGGTGGTCCTCAAAGCCCGACACCTGCCGAAAATGGACATCACCGGTCTCTCAGGTA ATCCTTATGTCAAGGTGAACGTCTACTATGGCAGAAAGCGCATTGCCAAGAAGAAAACCCACGTGAAGAAGTGCACTTTGAACCCAGTCTTCAACGAGTCTTTCGTCTACGACATCCCCCCTGACCTCCTGCCCGACGTCAGCATTGAGTTCCTGGTCATCGACTTCGACCGCACCACCAAGAACGAGGCGGTGGGGAGGCTGATCCTGGGGGCACACAGCGTCACCAGCGGCGGTGCCGAGCACTGGAGGGAGGTCTGCGAGAGCCCCCGCAAGTCCGTGGCCAAGTGGCACAGTCTGAGCGAGTACTAG